A region from the Brevibacterium paucivorans genome encodes:
- the argH gene encoding argininosuccinate lyase, translating into MTGISLWGGRFADGPDDALAKLSKSTDFDWRLASYDLAGSRAHARVLHATGLLDEDELRGMLSALDELEARVNSGEFVPDEGDEDVHSALENGLLQIAGQQLGGKLRAGRSRNDQIATMGRMYLRDSARIISSLVLDTVEALIEQAQAHIDAPMPGRTHLQHAQPVLLAHQLLAHAWPLMRDVDRLIDFDKRADVSAYGSGALAGSSLGLNPQAVAAELGFSDSVENSIDGTASRDVFAEFAFCAAMIGVDLSRLSEEIIVWATAEFGFVKLDDRFSTGSSIMPQKKNPDVAELARGKAGRLIGDLTGLLATLKAQPLAYNRDLQEDKEPVFDQVDTLTLLLPAFTGMVATLKFNTERMAHLAPRGFALATDVAEWLVRQGVPFRVAHELSGAAVKLAESRGVELWDLSDDDYASISEHYNSDVRSVLTTLGSINSRNAKGGTAQSAVEQQLSNARAELARLREFGATTSGGSAGLD; encoded by the coding sequence ATGACCGGCATCAGCCTGTGGGGTGGACGCTTCGCAGACGGCCCCGACGACGCACTAGCAAAACTGTCAAAGTCCACCGACTTTGACTGGCGACTCGCCAGCTACGACCTCGCCGGATCACGTGCTCACGCACGCGTTCTGCACGCAACCGGGCTTCTGGACGAAGACGAACTTCGCGGAATGCTTAGTGCACTGGACGAACTGGAAGCGCGCGTGAACTCCGGGGAGTTCGTGCCCGACGAAGGTGATGAAGACGTCCACTCCGCGCTGGAAAACGGTCTTCTCCAGATTGCCGGTCAGCAACTGGGTGGCAAATTGCGTGCCGGGCGGTCGCGTAACGACCAAATCGCCACCATGGGGCGTATGTACCTGCGCGACTCGGCACGCATTATCTCCTCCCTCGTGTTGGACACGGTTGAGGCCCTGATTGAACAAGCCCAGGCGCATATCGACGCGCCTATGCCTGGGCGCACGCACCTGCAGCACGCGCAGCCCGTTCTGCTGGCACACCAGCTACTGGCCCACGCGTGGCCGCTCATGCGTGACGTGGACCGTCTGATCGACTTCGACAAGCGCGCAGACGTATCCGCGTACGGTTCGGGTGCGCTTGCCGGCTCATCGCTGGGACTTAACCCGCAAGCTGTGGCTGCTGAGCTTGGATTCAGCGACTCAGTAGAAAACTCGATCGACGGAACCGCCAGCCGCGATGTCTTCGCAGAATTCGCGTTCTGCGCGGCCATGATCGGGGTGGACCTGTCGCGTCTGAGTGAAGAAATCATTGTGTGGGCAACCGCAGAGTTTGGCTTCGTCAAACTCGACGACCGGTTCTCCACTGGATCTTCGATCATGCCTCAAAAGAAGAACCCGGACGTGGCAGAGCTCGCGCGCGGAAAGGCCGGGCGTCTCATCGGTGACCTCACCGGTCTTTTGGCAACACTCAAGGCTCAGCCACTGGCATACAACCGTGACCTGCAGGAAGACAAAGAGCCAGTGTTCGACCAAGTCGACACACTCACGCTTCTGCTTCCAGCTTTCACCGGAATGGTCGCCACCCTGAAGTTCAACACCGAACGCATGGCGCATTTGGCGCCGCGCGGGTTCGCACTTGCCACTGACGTTGCCGAATGGTTGGTGCGTCAAGGAGTTCCATTCCGTGTGGCACACGAACTGTCAGGTGCCGCCGTGAAACTGGCCGAATCCCGTGGTGTCGAACTGTGGGACTTAAGCGATGACGACTACGCAAGCATTTCTGAGCACTACAACTCGGACGTGCGTAGCGTGCTGACCACCCTGGGGTCGATCAACTCGCGCAACGCCAAGGGAGGAACCGCTCAGTCGGCTGTTGAACAACAACTTTCCAACGCCCGAGCGGAACTGGCGCGCCTCCGAGAATTCGGGGCAACCACCTCGGGCGGATCAGCTGGATTAGACTGA
- a CDS encoding tetratricopeptide repeat protein yields MNNFKGRRPARRGGQDRRRQQQPGKHSRGYDRPRKMKEPELPEGVSGRILSSSVHQQLTPLSREHREVVSNHLAAAGTLIDSDPEAAYQHARYAVESAGRIAATREALGLVAYRLGKYDEALRELRTHKRITGATENIPVIADAERGREKPQKALDMFAEAKQSDFDPQTWIEFVLVVAGAHMDLDNLPAAKALIEAQGFTGHAPGSAVRLLSMYADILRAQGDTETGDKYEQLARRTAQRTNVLFGDETPDPNEGIQIITIEEEPEEELAEEEPATGEPDEKPEPEDTSAPDPNIDVEDEVDEILEEAGIDPETVR; encoded by the coding sequence GTGAACAACTTCAAGGGACGTCGCCCAGCGCGTCGTGGCGGACAGGATAGACGACGCCAGCAGCAGCCCGGAAAACACTCCCGAGGATATGACCGACCTCGGAAGATGAAAGAACCCGAACTGCCGGAAGGCGTCTCAGGGCGCATTCTTTCTTCCTCCGTTCACCAACAGCTCACTCCGCTTTCGCGCGAACACCGCGAAGTTGTCTCCAACCACTTGGCGGCCGCGGGTACCCTTATCGACTCTGACCCTGAGGCGGCATATCAGCACGCCCGGTACGCAGTCGAATCAGCAGGTCGTATCGCGGCCACGCGCGAAGCTCTAGGACTCGTCGCATACCGCCTGGGCAAGTACGACGAAGCCCTCCGCGAGCTCCGCACCCACAAACGCATCACCGGAGCAACCGAGAACATTCCCGTCATCGCAGATGCCGAACGCGGGCGCGAAAAACCCCAAAAAGCCCTGGACATGTTCGCAGAAGCGAAGCAGTCAGATTTCGACCCGCAGACGTGGATCGAATTCGTGCTCGTAGTGGCCGGGGCGCACATGGACCTGGACAACCTGCCAGCGGCGAAAGCTCTCATCGAAGCACAAGGGTTCACCGGACACGCCCCCGGGTCGGCAGTCCGACTTTTAAGCATGTATGCGGACATTCTGCGCGCTCAAGGGGACACAGAAACCGGAGACAAGTACGAACAACTGGCCCGCCGCACCGCACAGCGCACCAACGTTCTCTTCGGTGACGAAACTCCAGACCCCAACGAGGGCATCCAGATCATCACCATCGAAGAAGAACCAGAAGAAGAACTGGCTGAAGAAGAACCAGCGACAGGAGAACCCGACGAGAAGCCGGAACCAGAGGACACCTCGGCGCCGGACCCCAACATTGACGTCGAAGACGAAGTAGACGAAATCCTGGAAGAAGCCGGCATCGACCCAGAAACCGTTCGCTAA
- a CDS encoding NAD(P)H-dependent flavin oxidoreductase, with protein MSVLNDLRVPILCAPMAGGPSTPELAAAVTNAGGLGSIAAGYLSPEDFDQVLTQTRELTDLFNANIFVPETVRPDTDDLKRYATALGEAFGKTIDVPEFNDDHFYDKIDIVLEHAPAVVTFTFGLPDTAVIQRVQANGSHVGVTVTSTAEAVASVEAGADFLIVQSTEAGGHLSVHRQDQAVTPTVLPVLVQEVRSKVSVPLVAAGGIGTVRQGQRALDAGAHAVSIGTRFLTATEAGTKPSHAHALVSGEFSSTVQTRAFSGRIARGLANTFTTTMEPEQIVGYPHVHYMTSPIRKAHANDPQMLNLWAGTGFTHCVTQTASHIVCEFSALRVDRRHG; from the coding sequence ATGAGCGTGCTGAACGATCTACGTGTACCCATCCTGTGCGCCCCTATGGCAGGCGGCCCATCGACACCCGAACTCGCAGCCGCAGTCACCAACGCCGGGGGCTTAGGCTCCATCGCAGCTGGCTATCTCAGCCCGGAAGACTTCGATCAGGTCCTGACACAAACACGTGAACTCACTGACCTTTTCAACGCGAACATCTTCGTCCCCGAAACAGTTCGGCCAGACACCGATGACCTCAAACGTTACGCAACTGCACTCGGAGAAGCATTCGGTAAAACAATAGACGTCCCGGAGTTCAACGACGACCACTTCTACGACAAGATTGACATTGTTCTCGAGCACGCACCGGCGGTCGTGACGTTCACATTCGGCCTGCCAGATACAGCAGTCATCCAACGTGTTCAAGCCAACGGAAGCCACGTAGGCGTCACAGTAACTAGTACAGCCGAAGCAGTGGCATCGGTCGAAGCCGGGGCGGACTTTCTGATTGTGCAATCGACGGAAGCCGGTGGGCACCTGTCGGTTCATCGACAAGACCAGGCAGTGACGCCAACCGTACTTCCGGTCTTAGTGCAAGAAGTACGCAGTAAGGTCTCTGTGCCACTTGTGGCAGCCGGGGGAATTGGTACCGTTCGGCAGGGGCAACGAGCCCTCGACGCTGGTGCGCATGCTGTATCCATAGGCACTCGTTTTCTCACTGCCACTGAAGCCGGAACCAAACCCTCGCACGCACACGCTCTGGTCAGCGGGGAGTTCTCGTCAACGGTACAAACCAGGGCATTCTCTGGACGCATTGCACGCGGACTCGCCAATACGTTCACCACCACGATGGAACCTGAACAGATTGTGGGATACCCACACGTTCACTATATGACGTCACCCATCCGCAAGGCGCACGCCAACGACCCGCAGATGCTCAACCTGTGGGCTGGCACCGGCTTCACCCACTGTGTGACACAGACCGCGAGCCACATCGTGTGCGAGTTCTCAGCGTTGAGGGTTGATCGTCGACACGGGTAG
- a CDS encoding NAD kinase, which yields MRNIVVVLHPHRAHARQAALNVCSLLHAENVTPVMSHDDYAGLVSYEGEPSTPIKVLSANELETADPELIMVLGGDGTILRAAGMYHETAVPIMGINLGHVGFLAESERKELEQATQAAIMRQYFVEQRMALDISVTQDGHLLHRDWALNEATIEKGRYSSMIEVVVGVDYRPVSSFGCDGVIFATPTGSTAYAFSAGGPVVWPEVEALLMIPISAHALFTKPLVVSPRSRLGVEFIPTQSHTDAQLWCDGQLRFKVPAGARVEAVRAQKSVSLARLNRDLFTDRLVAKFQLPVSGWRGPQA from the coding sequence ATGAGAAATATCGTCGTCGTTTTGCACCCGCACCGTGCGCACGCCAGACAGGCGGCGCTTAACGTGTGCTCGCTTCTGCACGCAGAAAATGTCACCCCCGTCATGTCCCACGACGATTACGCCGGACTGGTCAGTTACGAAGGCGAACCGTCCACCCCCATCAAAGTGCTGTCTGCCAATGAACTCGAAACCGCAGACCCTGAACTCATCATGGTCTTGGGAGGCGACGGCACCATTCTGCGCGCGGCCGGCATGTACCACGAAACCGCGGTCCCCATCATGGGAATCAACCTGGGCCACGTGGGATTCTTAGCTGAGTCGGAACGCAAGGAACTCGAACAAGCCACCCAAGCCGCCATCATGCGCCAGTACTTTGTCGAACAGCGCATGGCACTCGACATCTCCGTCACACAAGACGGCCACTTGCTCCACCGCGATTGGGCTCTCAACGAAGCCACGATCGAAAAGGGGCGCTACTCCTCAATGATCGAAGTGGTCGTGGGGGTGGACTACCGGCCCGTGTCGTCGTTCGGATGCGACGGGGTCATTTTCGCAACCCCCACGGGCTCCACGGCGTACGCGTTTTCTGCCGGTGGCCCGGTTGTGTGGCCAGAAGTCGAAGCGCTCCTCATGATCCCTATTTCTGCCCACGCGCTTTTCACAAAACCGCTGGTGGTGTCGCCGCGTTCACGTTTGGGCGTGGAGTTCATTCCCACTCAGTCGCACACCGACGCGCAACTGTGGTGCGACGGGCAACTCCGCTTTAAAGTCCCTGCGGGTGCCCGCGTCGAAGCCGTGCGCGCACAGAAGTCCGTCTCGTTGGCTCGACTCAACCGCGACTTGTTCACCGACCGCCTCGTGGCTAAGTTCCAGCTCCCCGTCAGCGGGTGGAGGGGGCCACAAGCGTGA
- a CDS encoding TlyA family rRNA (cytidine-2'-O)-methyltransferase, with the protein MPRLDTELVARGLVASRNRAAREIAAGNVTVNDHPVTKPSHTVGPQDQLALTQADPWVSRSAHKLLGAFSDLAVDRLDGLTCLDAGASTGGFTQVLLTKGAAHVYAVDVGHDQLHASLRTDPRVTNLEGHNLRELTPEWTRGEVDLVVADVSFISLTLFIDRLMDITRPGGHMLLMVKPQFELDRSALDKHGVVTSEQKREEAVDRVISHMRSAGAHILRTHESHLPGPSGNIEYFVYAESPVVSQGEVT; encoded by the coding sequence GTGCCCAGGCTCGACACCGAACTGGTGGCCCGCGGACTCGTCGCCTCGCGTAACCGGGCCGCCCGCGAAATCGCGGCAGGCAACGTCACGGTCAACGATCATCCAGTGACAAAACCCAGCCACACGGTAGGGCCACAGGACCAGCTGGCGCTCACCCAAGCAGACCCGTGGGTATCGCGGTCGGCGCACAAACTCTTAGGCGCGTTCAGTGATCTGGCAGTTGACCGGTTAGACGGGCTGACATGCTTAGATGCGGGTGCCTCGACAGGCGGATTCACACAAGTCCTGCTCACAAAAGGTGCTGCGCACGTCTACGCGGTGGACGTGGGCCACGACCAACTCCACGCGAGCCTGCGTACCGATCCGCGCGTGACGAACCTCGAAGGGCACAATCTGCGTGAACTCACCCCAGAGTGGACGCGTGGCGAAGTAGACCTGGTTGTTGCCGATGTGTCCTTTATTTCCCTCACGCTGTTCATCGACCGGCTCATGGACATCACACGCCCCGGCGGGCACATGCTCCTCATGGTGAAGCCCCAGTTCGAACTGGACCGTTCGGCCCTGGACAAACACGGGGTGGTCACCTCGGAGCAGAAACGCGAAGAGGCCGTCGACCGGGTTATCTCGCACATGCGTTCGGCGGGGGCGCACATTCTGCGAACCCACGAATCTCATCTTCCTGGACCCAGCGGAAATATCGAGTATTTCGTCTACGCTGAAAGTCCGGTAGTTTCACAAGGGGAGGTGACATGA
- a CDS encoding argininosuccinate synthase yields MTERIVLAYSGGLDTSVAIGWIQEATGAEVVAMAVDVGQGGEDLDTIRQRALDCGAVEAYVADARDEFANEYCMPGLKANTLYMGAYPNVSALSRPVIAKHLVAAAKQFGASTVSHGCTGKGNDQVRFEVAITSLAPELKTIAPVRDLALTREAAIEYAERNELPIVTTKNNPFSIDQNVWGRAVETGFLEDIWNGPTKDVYDYTDDPAFPPPADELIITFEKGIPVAIDGNAVTPLEAIMQLNERAGRQGIGRIDIVEDRLVGIKSREVYEAPGAMTLIAAHQELENITLEREQARFKRTVDQRWTELVYDGQWFSELKGSLDAFIDDTQEHVSGDIRMILHGGRATVTGRRSENTLYDFNLATYDEGQSFDQSAARGFIDIYGLSSKQATARNQRLGYSH; encoded by the coding sequence ATGACTGAACGTATTGTTCTTGCATATTCGGGTGGTCTGGACACGTCCGTGGCTATTGGGTGGATCCAGGAAGCTACCGGCGCCGAGGTCGTTGCAATGGCCGTGGATGTGGGCCAGGGTGGCGAAGACCTGGATACGATCCGTCAGCGCGCGTTGGACTGTGGTGCCGTTGAGGCCTACGTCGCCGATGCGCGTGACGAGTTCGCAAACGAATACTGCATGCCAGGGCTGAAGGCAAACACGCTGTACATGGGGGCTTACCCAAACGTGTCGGCCCTGTCGCGTCCCGTGATCGCCAAGCACCTGGTGGCAGCAGCCAAGCAGTTCGGTGCATCGACGGTATCCCACGGATGCACCGGTAAAGGTAACGACCAAGTGCGTTTCGAAGTGGCGATTACGTCGCTTGCTCCCGAGCTCAAGACCATTGCACCCGTGCGTGACCTGGCCCTGACCCGTGAGGCTGCTATTGAGTACGCAGAACGCAACGAACTGCCCATCGTCACCACCAAGAACAACCCGTTCTCAATCGACCAGAACGTGTGGGGACGTGCAGTTGAAACTGGGTTCCTCGAAGACATCTGGAACGGCCCCACCAAGGATGTATACGACTACACCGACGACCCGGCATTCCCACCACCGGCCGACGAACTCATCATCACCTTCGAAAAGGGAATCCCTGTGGCCATCGACGGCAACGCCGTGACCCCACTCGAAGCGATCATGCAACTCAACGAACGTGCCGGACGTCAGGGAATCGGGCGTATCGACATCGTCGAAGACCGCCTCGTGGGAATTAAGAGCCGCGAAGTGTACGAAGCACCCGGTGCCATGACCCTGATCGCTGCTCACCAAGAGCTCGAAAACATCACCTTGGAACGCGAACAGGCACGCTTCAAGCGCACGGTTGACCAGCGCTGGACCGAACTTGTCTACGACGGCCAGTGGTTCTCAGAACTCAAGGGCAGCCTCGACGCGTTCATCGACGACACCCAGGAACACGTATCCGGTGACATCCGCATGATCCTGCACGGCGGACGCGCAACCGTCACTGGTCGTCGTTCAGAAAACACCCTGTACGACTTCAACCTGGCCACCTACGATGAAGGCCAGTCCTTCGACCAGTCAGCAGCGCGCGGTTTCATCGACATTTACGGTCTGTCCTCAAAGCAGGCCACCGCACGTAACCAGCGCTTGGGCTACTCACACTAA
- a CDS encoding type II CAAX prenyl endopeptidase Rce1 family protein encodes MKKFDNGAQALPVSGKAIGLYVVLALALAWLVTLPIWLMGIDLSPTLPAVKETGDPGSGPMPTEEEQFTQSLVAQACGIAMMFTPGIAAVITLLVSGVKFSRVFPLLGASRPVDVPGFGPRVAGNWPYVRRLLMGLVATLCVSLLIALVITIATPVWPANGHTLAHQSASALGIPLALFLVLQFAQIPVGAIFNALPAVGEELGWRGYLYPALTQRFGFMWAVVIGGAIWGLWHAPMIMMGYNFGLFGLPGVALMMVSCMGLGALFAYLYGASGSIWVPALAHGLFNAAAGITLLFWPAGTPFNGVIASALGVWSLVVLLPLGVALVWRVARYSGPAEKSGQNDLQTSGESV; translated from the coding sequence GTGAAAAAGTTCGACAACGGTGCCCAGGCCCTTCCGGTTAGTGGAAAGGCCATCGGACTGTATGTCGTTCTTGCGCTAGCACTCGCATGGCTCGTGACGTTGCCCATCTGGTTGATGGGGATCGATCTGTCGCCCACACTTCCTGCGGTCAAAGAAACCGGGGACCCGGGGTCCGGCCCTATGCCCACGGAAGAAGAACAGTTCACGCAGAGCCTGGTCGCGCAGGCGTGCGGCATTGCCATGATGTTCACGCCCGGCATTGCCGCAGTGATCACACTGTTGGTCAGTGGCGTGAAGTTTTCCCGCGTATTTCCGCTGTTGGGGGCCAGTCGACCAGTGGACGTGCCAGGGTTTGGTCCGCGTGTAGCAGGAAACTGGCCATACGTTCGTCGACTTCTCATGGGGCTTGTGGCAACGCTGTGCGTGAGCTTACTCATCGCGCTTGTTATCACTATTGCGACACCCGTGTGGCCGGCGAACGGACATACTCTGGCACACCAGTCAGCATCGGCCTTGGGCATTCCTCTTGCGCTTTTCTTAGTACTGCAGTTCGCGCAAATTCCTGTGGGTGCCATCTTCAACGCACTACCGGCAGTGGGGGAGGAGCTGGGTTGGCGCGGTTATTTGTACCCTGCGTTGACTCAGCGCTTTGGCTTCATGTGGGCTGTGGTCATAGGCGGTGCGATCTGGGGGCTGTGGCATGCTCCCATGATCATGATGGGGTACAACTTTGGGTTGTTCGGACTGCCCGGCGTGGCACTCATGATGGTTTCGTGCATGGGCTTAGGTGCGTTGTTTGCCTACCTGTACGGCGCATCAGGTTCCATTTGGGTTCCAGCGCTTGCCCACGGCCTCTTCAACGCGGCAGCTGGAATCACGTTGCTGTTCTGGCCAGCCGGTACACCATTCAACGGCGTAATTGCGTCAGCTCTTGGTGTGTGGTCCCTTGTAGTTTTGCTCCCTCTTGGTGTCGCTCTCGTATGGCGCGTAGCGAGGTATTCGGGGCCCGCAGAAAAAAGTGGGCAAAACGACTTGCAAACCTCAGGCGAATCGGTATAG
- a CDS encoding HAD-IIA family hydrolase, whose amino-acid sequence MYDAILLDLDGVIYRGKEPIPGASHALQTWHNAGTPYAFITNNAARDVEEIAQTIASFDIHCTPQHVRTSAQAAAEKLAHDIDTNSAVLVLGSEFLRSCVASHGFTVITPDNRDWLTQNTPAAVVQGFGPSTTWTDISWAITAVRNGAQYRPTNPDKAIPTGRGIMPGNGTFVDIVATFSGATPVYAGKPEPTMLTQTIDAMGASNPLMVGDQLETDIEAAVAAGIDSALTLTGVTSIDAALRAPQHQRPTRIVSGLPDLLEELPAAEVGPTEARCGSASVRVEAGAVAHDGDPLLAVNAALAYMHAHNTDLDAGTLSGQL is encoded by the coding sequence ATGTACGACGCGATCCTTCTTGACCTTGACGGCGTGATCTACCGGGGGAAAGAACCAATCCCGGGAGCATCGCACGCTCTGCAAACGTGGCACAACGCCGGCACCCCGTACGCGTTCATCACCAACAACGCGGCACGTGACGTCGAAGAAATCGCACAGACGATTGCGTCGTTCGACATCCACTGCACGCCACAGCACGTTCGGACGTCCGCGCAAGCGGCGGCCGAAAAGCTCGCGCACGACATCGACACAAACTCCGCAGTGCTCGTTTTGGGCAGCGAGTTCTTGCGTTCGTGTGTCGCGTCGCACGGGTTTACCGTCATTACCCCTGACAACCGCGACTGGCTCACCCAGAACACCCCGGCGGCGGTGGTGCAAGGGTTCGGCCCTAGCACCACGTGGACAGACATCTCCTGGGCCATCACGGCCGTGCGTAACGGCGCCCAGTACCGTCCAACGAACCCGGACAAGGCGATCCCCACCGGCCGGGGGATCATGCCCGGAAATGGGACGTTCGTTGACATCGTGGCCACATTCAGCGGTGCCACCCCCGTGTACGCGGGTAAGCCGGAGCCCACTATGCTCACCCAGACCATCGACGCGATGGGCGCGTCCAATCCGCTCATGGTGGGGGACCAGCTTGAAACCGACATCGAAGCAGCCGTGGCAGCCGGGATCGACTCGGCACTCACACTCACGGGCGTGACCAGCATCGACGCCGCATTGCGTGCCCCGCAGCACCAGCGCCCCACCCGGATCGTGTCCGGGCTACCTGATCTGCTGGAAGAGCTCCCCGCCGCCGAGGTGGGCCCCACCGAAGCGCGGTGTGGTTCGGCTTCCGTGCGGGTTGAGGCGGGTGCCGTGGCCCACGACGGAGATCCGCTACTGGCAGTGAACGCAGCCCTTGCATACATGCACGCCCACAACACGGACCTGGACGCCGGCACCTTGAGCGGGCAACTATGA
- the tyrS gene encoding tyrosine--tRNA ligase, translating to MDIFSDLVKRELVAQTTDEDALRKALSEESLKFYVGFDPTAPSLHMGNLVQILIARRLQAAGHTPFMLVGGATGLIGDPRMTSERSLNPRDVVEGWVEKIRAQIQPFLDFEGPNAATMVNNYDWTGDISVLDFLRDVGKHFSVNRMLAKEAVSARLNSDAGISFTEFAYQLLQGNDYLELYRRYGITLQTGGSDQWGNLTSGADLIRRVERTSVHAMSIKLITKADGTKFGKTETGTVWLDPALTSPYAFSQFWLNTADADAPGYLKVFSLRELDEINDIIEQFKEAPHTRLVQKTLARDVTELVHGKEATDQAFAAADALFGRGELTELDEPTIAGATSALPGTDIDSAALAAGINVVDLFVDAFAQTGQLKSKGEVRKAIQQGGAYINNVKVESEDHMMTADQFLAAGDHAVALLRRGKKTLAVACLR from the coding sequence GTGGACATTTTTAGTGACCTAGTCAAGCGTGAGCTTGTCGCTCAGACGACCGACGAAGATGCTTTGCGCAAAGCACTGTCAGAAGAGTCACTGAAGTTCTATGTGGGCTTCGACCCCACCGCTCCCAGCCTTCACATGGGTAACCTTGTCCAGATTCTTATTGCCAGGCGCCTGCAGGCGGCCGGACACACGCCTTTCATGTTGGTGGGTGGGGCTACCGGGCTGATCGGTGACCCTCGGATGACGTCTGAGCGTTCACTCAACCCGCGTGACGTCGTCGAAGGGTGGGTCGAAAAAATTCGAGCCCAGATCCAGCCGTTCCTCGATTTTGAGGGCCCCAACGCCGCCACCATGGTCAACAACTACGACTGGACCGGCGACATCAGTGTGCTCGACTTCTTGCGCGATGTGGGTAAACACTTCTCAGTCAACCGCATGCTCGCAAAAGAAGCGGTGTCTGCTCGGTTGAATTCGGACGCGGGAATTTCGTTCACCGAATTTGCCTACCAGCTGCTCCAAGGAAACGACTACCTCGAGCTCTACCGTCGCTACGGAATCACCCTCCAAACCGGTGGTTCCGACCAGTGGGGCAACCTGACGAGTGGGGCTGACCTGATTCGTCGCGTCGAACGAACCAGTGTCCACGCGATGTCCATCAAACTCATCACAAAAGCTGACGGAACCAAGTTCGGTAAAACGGAAACCGGCACCGTGTGGCTTGACCCCGCACTGACCAGTCCATACGCATTCAGCCAGTTCTGGCTCAACACCGCCGACGCTGACGCCCCGGGCTACCTCAAAGTGTTCTCGCTTCGTGAACTCGACGAAATCAACGACATCATCGAACAGTTCAAAGAAGCTCCCCACACGCGGCTTGTGCAGAAAACACTCGCGCGAGATGTTACAGAGCTCGTGCATGGAAAAGAAGCCACTGACCAGGCCTTTGCCGCCGCCGACGCTTTGTTCGGACGCGGGGAACTCACCGAACTTGACGAACCTACGATTGCAGGCGCCACCTCGGCCCTTCCTGGAACCGACATTGACTCAGCTGCCCTAGCAGCCGGCATCAACGTCGTTGACCTGTTCGTCGATGCGTTCGCTCAGACTGGACAGCTCAAATCAAAGGGCGAAGTACGTAAAGCGATCCAGCAGGGTGGCGCGTACATCAACAACGTCAAGGTCGAATCCGAAGACCATATGATGACCGCGGACCAATTCCTGGCCGCAGGCGATCACGCGGTGGCACTCCTACGACGTGGAAAGAAGACGCTCGCAGTAGCATGTCTGCGGTGA